From the Cryptomeria japonica chromosome 2, Sugi_1.0, whole genome shotgun sequence genome, one window contains:
- the LOC131873622 gene encoding uncharacterized protein LOC131873622, producing the protein MVDGEGMPMGFIYEAMDRAKEAISHYYRGNARKCEIFWRIIDRRWTNQLHQPIHAFAYFLNPKFYFSDSFRANEEVMAGVITCIDKMTPDPELRDKVLDELEIYKSAEGRLFSSQLAIDRRGKQQPDLWWENYGAGTPNLQKIAIRVLSQPCSASGCERNWSVFESIHTKKRNRLSQKRLNDLVFVRYNLRLRVRQVEGVSHEAIDLDEIDPYGDWTMNEQNDGDDVLLTEEEIAEIERGAAQDAEGARLDEDEDDDEDYDFEEESSHHLDTTTPTATTSSSRPEKLSYIRKNTKRKM; encoded by the exons atggtggatggagagggcatgccaatgggtttcatttatgaggccatggatagggccaaagaggccatttcacattactatcgtggaaatgcaagaaaatgtgaaatcttttggcgcatcattgatcgtaggtggacaaaccaactccaccaaccgatacatgccttcgcctactttttgaacccgaaattctacttctctgattcatttagggctaatgaggaggtcatggcaggtgttattacatgcattgataagatgacacctgatcctgagttgagagacaaggttcttgatgagttggag atctacaaaagtgcagaggggagactcttctcatcacaactagcaattgataggagaggaaaacaacaaccag atttatggtgggagaattatggtgccggcacgcctaatcttcaaaagatagctatccgtgttttgtctcagccatgcagtgcttctgggtgtgaacgaaattggagtgtctttgaaagcattcacacaaagaagagaaatagattgtcacaaaagcggctcaatgatctagtatttgttcggtacaaccttcgccttcgagttagacaggtggagggtgtttcacatgaggccattgacttggatgaaattgatccatatggtgattggaccatgaatgaacaaaatgatggtgatgatgtcctccttaccgaagaagaaattgcagaaatagagagaggagcagcacaagatgcagaaggagcaagattggatgaagatgaggatgatgatgaggactatgactttgaagaagaatcatctcaccatttagataccacaacacccactgctactacttctagctcaaggcctgaaaaattgagctatattaggaaaaatacaaagaggaagatgtag